One Salvia splendens isolate huo1 chromosome 1, SspV2, whole genome shotgun sequence genomic window, TCAATTTGATGAGGAAATGTTTGGTTCTCTCAGGAGGAAAAATTGCCTTATGCCTTTTATGTGTCAGACCATGAGCTTGCAGTGCAGCTTGGATCATACCTTCAAAAGAATAAAGGCAATTTACTAATTCTATTAATCAGTATATTGCTCCTGATCTTTCTGTTTACTCCTATATCAAAAACAAatgatgagattttgagtgaataaTGGTGCAGTTTCCGTGGAGAAGGTCATTACAATAGTTTACCAGCCCCAGGCAGTATTTCGAATACGTCCTGTGACTCGATGTTCTTCAACTATTGCTGGTAAGAAAATTGTTTTATTCCCTTCATGTGCTAATGCCAATTAGAAGTGCAATTTGTTTCGTTCTTTTTTGCATGCTTGTCAATGCCATGGTTAGGATTTATTCAAAAATAGTATGCTTGGGTTATAATCATACTCATGATCACTGCCCAGGTTATTCTACACTCTATTTTTCCCCCTATACCTCTAGAATTTCCAGAATCACTTCTTgaagtatatataaaatactactcTTTGCAATATCATGACTAGGTATCACAAATGAATAATGCTTTCTTCCATAAACCTTCTCTATTCtctattgatttttatataccTTTGGGCTTTATTTATGCATTATTGTTATGTAGATGAAACATGAATAAATGGGCAGTCATTATATTTTTGAACTTATTAACTTTACCCAACACTAGCAGCTTATATATTAGGAGATCTAATCAAGTAGTCTCATTTTTCAATACAAGGATAATAACAAGTACAAGAATAAACACTTCTCCTAATTCTCATATTACCTAGTGTTGTTTAACTGGTTAAGGAATCTCTCCGCCAAAGGCCAAAACTAACTCAAAGACATTGTCTGATTCTAGATTTTTGTGTTTGATATATACATgtagtatattatatataagTTGGGTATGATATCATTTTGTTCTGATTGTTCTTGGCCAAAGCAAAAGGCCTCAGGTGTCTTTTGACATTAAATTATTCTGGTTGAATgaatataatttcaaaactgtTCAGTTTGCTGActgttagatttttttttcttttataattgAGAGTCTTCTCTGCACTACTTGACCTCAATTAACtgagtgttttaattttatctcaACTTGATTGGGATGAAGTTTGCTTGGATTCAATGGTAATTTTTTGTCTATATCTGGTTGATTTATTTTAGGTCATACTGAAGCGGTGCTTTCTGTTGCCTTTAGCCCGGATGGACGCCATTTGGCTAGTGGATCAGGTGATACGACTGTTCGTATGTGGGATTTGAATACACAGACACCATTATTTACATGTAAAGGTTAGAATCCTTTTTGTAATGTTTGAGCAGCATGTTTCTGATGGGTGAATGAGATTATTATAATTCATAAGTTTTTAaacttttatctctactttatgcTTTGGCAGTTTGCTTGCGTGACTAATTGGGTTATATGTGTTGAACTCACCCAAGAAAGAATTACCCCGGACCGTTGGTTATTTGTATTCAGTTTACTTGTATGAGAGGCATATAAAAGATTCAAACTATATATACAATATCAGAAAGCTAGAATCTTCTTTTAGCAACTCTGATTGTCTATATCTTTCATTGCATAATATGGTCTTAAAAAGTGCACTCATTTTTGAACTATGATGATCTTTGAATGAGCTCCTTTGCTTGATTATGTAAGCTCTTCCATTAAAATATATGGAACTAAACTGTATGTTATTACCAAATGGTTGTGCCTCTAAggttaatttcattttattgagCTATTTTGTGTTTAGGATGTCACAAGTaatttctcctattttatttttcatttgatctTTTGCTATAGTTAAGTGGTGATATATTATGATAAAGTACTTTCTCTTTCTTCCCCCTTCAGGACACAAGAACTGGGTTCTTTGTATTGCATGGTCACCAGATGGTAAGTATCTTGTAAGTGGAAGCAAGGCGGGAGAACTGATATACTGGGACCCGCAGACAGGCAAATCATTGGGAAATCCACTTATGGTAAGTGTAACAACTAGGGTCTATCATGATTGAGTTCCTTCCTTGTTGATCTGATTATTTTTCTGGATAAACTCAGAAAAACTTGCCTTCCTTCATTCATTCTGTCAACCATCTTAGAGCTGAACATAGTGTAGAGCATGTTGACTGCACAGATTGTGATCTGTTTTGATCTTTGCAGTTGCTCTATAGGAAAATAGCATACTAGAATACATTTAATAAGTATTAAGCCATTAACATGTCATGCCCGATAGCCTAGTGACACTCTCAAGAGAtgacaatatatttttgatgaAAGATAATACTTGCCtactcaacaatcaacattgTGTTTCCACATCCTGTATACTCATCTCCTAATATCATTGATATGTATAATATGTATCATCTTTTAACATCACTATTAGTTATTTTTGGAATCTCTTGCTTACGTACGTTCACATTTTTTCTCTGAAGTTTGTTAGCAAACAGAACCGCAGACTCTGTACTTAATGGTATATGTATCACAATGCTGCTGTTATTTTCATAGGACTGACTAGACATATTTCAAGATCTTTTTCTGGATATACCAAAAAGACATTAGGCATTGACACTTGTCATGTTATGGCTTTTCTTGAAAAAATTTATAATGTACTTAAATGACATTGATGATGTCTTAGGGGCACAAGAAATGGATAACTGGAATTTCATGGGAGCCAGTGCATCTTAGTGCTCCATGCCGCCGCTTTGTCAGTGCAAGTAAAGATGGAGATGCAAGGATATGGGATGTTGCTTTGAAAAAATGTATTATAAGCCTGACTGGACATACACTGGCCATAACCTGTGTGAAATGGGGAGGCGATGGATTCATATATACTGGGTATGTTTCATTTTCTACTCTGAATCTAATCCTCCAAAacaaaaatttgtaaaatatgGTTCAACTATTATTTTTCCTGGACATTTAAGAGCAACTCGTTTGGCTATATTATATGTTGCAATCTGGGTAGTAAATGTTCTGGAAATATAGTTATTTGCTACCAAATGTGAGGCTACTGTGTTCTCTTTATTAGTTTGGTAATGAAATGGCCATTTACTCAATTAGAATATCATGCATAAAGAATCTTTTTTCTGCAAGTGACAAATTCAAAATGGCTTCAACAAGTTTTGCTTTCTTGCTACAGTTTCATTTTAGACAAGCTTTCAGGAACTAGGAAGTGTTTTTTTTACTTCCAAAGCCAAATTATCTGTAATTTTTATCTTGATAGGGAGTTTACTTGGTAGGGATTGGGGTAGGTACTGTAAATTTTTTGGCAGTAAATTATGGAAGGTAAAAAAAGTTGATTTCTTTTTCACATTTGTTGCAGATCTCAGGATTGCACAATTAAAATCTGGGAGACTACACAAGGAAAGCTAATTCAGGAATTGAAGGTATTTATCCTATATGGATCAGCAATCTTTTCTTCGTATGACCCCCATGATTCCATCCTATTTTTATGAGTGCATCCATTTCACATCTGCTCAGCAGCATCTTTTCCCCGTGTGATATTCTCAACTGTTCGTATACACTGATCTGGAGCTTGGGCGGCTTGTCGTatatgtagtactccctccatctccaAAAAAACAGACAAACTTGTATAtggggcacgggttttaatgtgcaattggtaaattaagagagattgaaaaaagtaagaaagagagagggaaaaggtagtggaagtagtgttagtggattgtggggtccacattattaCTGGTGTGCAATTGGTTAAAAACTTTTCATAATTaaactttgtctaattttagGGGACAACCCAAAATCGTAAAACTAGCCTATTTTTTGGGGACGGTGGGAGCATATAATGTTGTATTAGGTGAAGTGAAAGATAAGATTATGTTGTCTTAGGCAATGTGTTACtaatattttacctttgtggtTGGTTTTGTTTACTCTTAAATCCAATTGTATTCTGCTTCAAAACATTGTGCCAACTGTCAATAGAAAGTTGTGTAAAAATGTTCTCTTCCAGGATCAATTGTAGGAGGTTTTTCTGTTAATTGTTACTCCTTCCATCCCGTAAAAATAGATCACTTTTGCCATTTTCATCCATCCCATTAAAAAAAAGGACACTTCTATTCTTGgtaactttttttctctctaatgaggtgagccTCATTCTCAACTGACAATACTCTATTTTCTATCcctctcctactttaccaattgggcattaaaatccgtgccatCCCTAAATGTGTTATTTTTAGACTGCTAGGTGCTTGGGAGAATTTTGTGTAACTACTTTCTTCTCGTTGCATTCTTTGTTTTCCTGTATCCAAGTTGCTCATGTTTCCCATGTTTTGCAGGGCCATGGGCATTGGGTGAATTCATTGGCATTGAGTACTGAGTATGTTCTCCGAACTGGTGCCTTTGATCACACTGGTAAACAGTATTCATCTCCAGAGGAAATGAAGCAGGTGGTTTGATTAATCTTTTACAGTTCTCTATCTCCTTTCTAGTTTTTTTCCCTTCACAATTACTGATTATAGATTATGCACCTCCTTTTTGTCGATACGGCTTCTTGTTGATTCCTCAAAGTGATTTAACCATAAAATAAAGTTGTGGATTTTAGATCTACTATTCAGTTTCTCTTACCCTTGCCACATtcttgattttaattattttttatgatttcgTATTTCGGATTTTTAGTTGGAAGGACTTACAGTTGAATTAAGGTGGTATTTAGACCTTTTTAGGCTGTGAGAGTGAGGGAGTTAATAATTGGACTAATGTAATATATCTGAGTTTTCCTTCAGAGTAATGAATGATATCTAAACAGTATGCACATCTTAATGAGTGAAATTGCAGATTATGCATCTCTTTGTGTAATATGTGTGAGGTTTACATTTCTACTGTATTTGAAACCAAAGTCTACTTAAATTGTTTACCAGGTTGCTTTGGAAAGATATAATAAGATGAGGGGTGCTGCTCCTGAAAGATTGGTGTCAGGTTCAGATGACTTTACCATGTTTCTATGGGAACCTGCTGCCAGTAAACACCCCAAAAATCGCATGACTGGTCACCAACAGGTACTAAATTGTGATCGTCTCActttgttcaattttttttaatgttagaTCTATATTTGGATAAAATCAAACCTCAGTTCGGATGATGTTTTCTGGATTAATTGCTTTATATCTTCCAAACAAATGTTAATATCGTTTTCACTAAATTAATTGAAGAGTCAATGCATGTGCAAATGATAACCATGAAAAGAAACTGTCTAATGATGACATTGGAAATAATTTGTTACTACCATTTCtttacatataaatatataattactGTCTGCAGCAAAACTTCTACATGCATTCTCGAGTTTAATCAAATCCCAAAATCAAACATCTTCTTGTGAAGTATTGCCTTTATGTCAACTCCTTGTGTTCCAATATGCTCATCTAACAAAGCTGGTGCATAGAAAATATTTAACCCGGGTTTTCTTCTCTACCTCTCTTTACTCCATAGATGCATCAACTTTGCTTAAACTGTGGTTTATCTTCTCTGTATATGTCCAGACCCTTTAACCTTATTAATGATCATTGCTGACCCCATAAATCTACAAAGAATACACACACGTTTAGAGTTCCTTTGTAGAATCGCATTGCCTATTTTTCCACTGTAATTTATGCAGCTGTATATTGGTGTTAAATTTGTAAATCTGGTTCATGTAGTTTGTTTAGTTTGCAGAAATTGTGATTATGCATATCCATCAGTTTATTTGATTGCCGTACCTCCTCTCTGTAGTTcactttctctccctctccgcTATTTGCATTCTCACTTTATGGTTCATCTTTATTCACTTATTTATTCACTGGCAAGTTCATTAATTTAATTGAGTTAGAACATTCCTTTTCACTGACCTCCTATTATAATTTGATCGCCTGTAGCTTGTAAATCATGTTTTCTTTTCACCTGATGGGCAATGGATCGCAAGTGCCTCCTTTGATAAATCAGTCAAATTATGGAATGGAGTGACTGGAAGTTTTGTGGCTGCCTTCCGTGGTCATGTTGGGCCTGTTTATCAAATAAGGTtggaatttcaaaaaaaaaattaaatagatgCATCTAGTCTAGAGATATatagactaaagtccaattttggtcccttacatttgccctaaaattctttttggtcccatacattaagtttgtgacgTTTTGGTTCcctaacatattgttttggtacattttggtcccaaacaaggtcacaaacttaatgtatgagacccgaaaagaattttatgaaaaatgtacGGGAtcaaaattggactttagtcctagattataattaagttattaaattgatcaaacattttgactgttaattttaacaaaaaatggttattttggaccaaaacaatatgtttgAGACCAAAAGGTACCAAAATAATGTGTTAGGGACCaaaaggtcacaaacttaatgtaagggaccaaaaagaattttagaaCAAATGTAAGAgaccaaaattggactttagtcaGATATATATAATCAAAACGTTTTCCTGCAGTTGGTCAGCTGATAGTAGACTGCTTCTGAGTGGAAGCAAAGACTCAACTCTTAAGGTAACTATGCCTTTCAATAAATGAATCTGCTCTGAAATAATTTCGATTTTGCAAGTGAGTGTGCTCATGCTGGGTTGAAAGATAATGTATGTCCAGGCTATATGTGTTCAATGGTGTCGTAAAGGTGTATACAGAGTATATAGTAAGAACTAGTGTGGAAGATATGATGTATAGTTTCATGGCTACGTTGATTCTATTTGTGATAAATAGTCCCTCTGTAAATAGTGTTTGCTGCCACCAACGATTGGGTTGTGCATTCGATTATTGACATGAAAACCTGTAATCAGGTTTGGGATATTCGTACACAGAAGCTGAAACAAGATCTTCCAGGACATGCAGATGAAGTAAGCTCTCGTGTCTGCCGCCCTCTGTGTTGAATCTTTTCGTGGTATCTTCAACTAACCCTTTTGATTGCAGGTGTTTGCAGTTGACTGGAGTCCAGACGGTGAGAAAGTAGCATCTGGTGGTAAGGATAAAGTTCTGAAGCTATGGATGGGCTAGGCATGAACAGGTTCACCATCATAGATTGCGTTTTAGCCAGAAATTGAATCGCTGTTGCATGCTTCATATATACAACAAGAGATCCCAGCAGCAATCGAGCTGCGATCAAAATTCACCGCCACTACAGTTTTGCAAATGTGCAGAGCATCTTCTTCTGCCCACCTTGGGTGTGTTTGTGTTATAAGATGAGGTGGTGGCTGCTATCAAAGCTGCATATttacatttgtcattttttccCTCTGTAAAGGAATAGACATACATGGCTGCCCTCAAAGCTGCATATTTACATTATCTGTACTTGTATCATTTGTTCACTTAGCCCTCTGAGTTACAATTTTAGGGATATTTAATAGAGCTTTTGTTGGTTTTACATTATTTAATCTTGTTTTTTAATGCTTGTTTTCTTCAAGACACGTAAACTTGAGTTATAGCATATTTTTTTGACTTGAGCTATTATATGGATAATGGCGATAAGTATTTGTATTTGTGTTGATTTCAATTTACTTATAACGGTCAAATGGATAATGTTTTAAAGAATATGAGAAGTATAAGATTCGaactaaaagaaaaaagtaagattCTTATTCAGTTTTCTTTCTGAATATCTTAATTTCACTTTAATATTCATTTGAAATCATATATCCTTATCTCTTTTGTTCTTCGTATAAAAATTATTAGGTGCTTTATTTTCAATTAAGTTGAGACATTCTGAAAAAATATACTCTACTTAGTTGGATcactttataaattttttattatcattaatttactattaaataaaaataatattgataAGAGTGAGTTAAACAAGATTGAAACATTACATATAGAGTTTTTTTCTTGGACTCCCTTTGTAATTTTTTGAGTTTCACTAATATActattcaaaaaatatattgaTAGACATTTGCTAGAGAATGATGGAGTACAATCTGTGGTTCAactaaagaaaataaagagTTTAATTAATACTTTATGTCACAATCTTATGTACGATATTATCAAAATTATTCGTACTTCTAAAATAGTGGTAAATATGTTTTTTATCTTTGAAAATGACACATGAAAAATATACACATAAGTCTTTGACAtgttatgtactccctccgtccctatgTAACTTaatcgtattcctttttagatTGTTACACTATAGCcgagttatttcttttttaaagcAAAAagtactttactttttcttagtttactctctctccacatctctctacctttttcctttctactttattctaattttacttaactcatttaaaataatttttcttaaatctcgtgccgaaaataAATGTCACTACTACAGAGGGACAAATGGTCGAAGGGAGTATATGATGCCAGAAGCTGAATGTGATAATACTATTttacaattaaaatttaaaagattaGATGTAAACTTGATATTTTACATGGATTTGAAAATAATGTACTACTAAAACATTGAGATAGATGTAGTTTTGTATAGCCACCACCCTTGTAGGAAATCAAAGCATTTTagttcattttataaaatttagattttaaaaaCATGAATATCATTTTAGAAAGTTTTAGTTTAGTTAGAAAATCCAATTTTAAAAACAAGGAATTCATTTTATGGtcgttttaatttatttatgatttattCAAACTGAACTATAAAGATCATAAACTAAACTGTAACGATTTATTATAAACTGGAACAAAATGTCATTAAAATGACGTTCGTGTTCTCATAATCTGTTCAATCTTATtgatttttttccaatttagtagttgaaatttgatcttttgtagaattattttttaaaatttgattaaatttaaataggtaaaattattttactttttaaaataatttgattaattttttgtCAGGGATAAAGATTAgtggagtactactatttaattaaaaaacacgaTAGATAAATAAAACTCATGAAGAAGATAGGTACTAGTATAAGATAGTAATcaacaaacaaaaatgaaattcaCTTTGAAAACATTGATCTATTAGTAAAATTTGTTGAAAGATTTTATACACCGATTCCACGCAATCACCATCCTTCTTCTCCAATAGATATCCTTCCTCCACACTTGTACCAAATTAGGggaaaatttaaataatgtatatatactatattttaatttattattctttGGAGCTGAACCGATTGCTTGATATCCGCAGTTGAAGAAAACTGAACTTCTTCAGATATTTATTTGCTTCAGGTGATATTCGCCTTTAATCAACCCTATATTTGGTTGTTTGGAGGTAAAAACTCGATTTTCTACTTACTTATTTATCTGGACTTTGAAGAACTCCGCAGAATTATGCCTTGTTTGAACTTGTTTATGATTCCTGTAGCATTTAATTTTCCGGTTTCGGATTTTTTTCTATTTGGATTCTGGGGTTTCTTGGGAGTTTCGTGTACTTTTAGCTGTCCTTTTGCGTGAGAAACTAGACATATAAActaaaaggaattaaattctGTTCAGGATTTCTTGGTTGGCGTATTTGCATTACTATTTGGTGCTAAAGGTTTGACCTTTTGTGTTTATGATGATTCCTGtaacactttttttttcttagctTTAGTTCATGTTTCATTGGATATCTAGCTACAATTAGTTTCTTGCTGGACATGAGGCACCCTAAATATTAATTAGTATTCCTTTATTTGGAACGATTGTTACTGTCTCGGTGAATTTAGGGGCTGGTGATTGGTGTTGGGGAGTATCAGAACATTCTGCAGCTTGAATTTTTACTTATTGCGTCTCATTTACTTATTTCAGTATTGCCCTTGTTTTTTTCACCAGTTATGCTCGACGTGATTCCGTAGGTTCAATTGCATAATGGATGTTGAATTGTTGATTTGATAGAACTTTGCTAGAAGAATATTTCACATACAAGCTTCTTTAGATTTTATTtaagataaatggaaaaatTGTACTAGTTCTGAAAGAAGATATGAACTTTTTGTTTCAAGTGTGTTAGACTGTATCACTTCTGAAACTTGAATTGCTCCCTTCTTTGCAAATTATAGTACCTTGTAGATTAGTGTATTTCTTATTTTGTGTCCAGTTACTTAATCCAGTCAAAATTGTATGGTAATTTGTATTCTGAAATCTCTTAACATAGTTATTGTTTCTTTTGTTAAATCTCAGAATCATCACAAGAAGCTGCGAGTTTCTACTCTCAAATCTTAAATTCCTTCCGGTGCAGACAATTATATCACCTGGTTTCCAATGCagtcaatttaattattttcaaggTGGCATATCTGTTACTTATACGATATTGTGGTATTCTCTCTATATTCTACAACTATTTATGTCACAAAAATAACCTAGTATATTATTGTTCTTATTAgtgaatatatgtatatattgctGGTACATCTTCACAATTTGAGAATTTAAAGATTGTTCTTGTAGCTGACTTGTGGGGGGTATGTTAAGA contains:
- the LOC121752443 gene encoding notchless protein homolog produces the protein MTTQTGKRKDRENEKMEVEAVAAAQVVAAEEREESHRVICQLTDPEGTPLGLPIFLPETAGPKELQQLVNQLLNNEEKLPYAFYVSDHELAVQLGSYLQKNKVSVEKVITIVYQPQAVFRIRPVTRCSSTIAGHTEAVLSVAFSPDGRHLASGSGDTTVRMWDLNTQTPLFTCKGHKNWVLCIAWSPDGKYLVSGSKAGELIYWDPQTGKSLGNPLMGHKKWITGISWEPVHLSAPCRRFVSASKDGDARIWDVALKKCIISLTGHTLAITCVKWGGDGFIYTGSQDCTIKIWETTQGKLIQELKGHGHWVNSLALSTEYVLRTGAFDHTGKQYSSPEEMKQVALERYNKMRGAAPERLVSGSDDFTMFLWEPAASKHPKNRMTGHQQLVNHVFFSPDGQWIASASFDKSVKLWNGVTGSFVAAFRGHVGPVYQISWSADSRLLLSGSKDSTLKVWDIRTQKLKQDLPGHADEVFAVDWSPDGEKVASGGKDKVLKLWMG